Sequence from the Thermodesulfobacteriota bacterium genome:
CGGCGATGAGCTGGTACTGGAGCTCGTCGATGTCCTGGTACTCGTCCACGAGGATGAACCGGAAGCCGCCAGAAGCCGCTCCCGGGCCTCGGCGGCGGGCAGGCCCGGCAGATCACGCCCGCCCTGCAGCAGGGCGATGGCCTCCTCGAGCGGCGTGTCGAAATCCGGGCTGGTATCGGCATGCCGGTCCCGATGCGCGGCCAGGGAGCGGCCGGTCAGGCGCAGGGCCAACCCGTGGTAGGTCTGGATCGTCACGCCCCGGGCCTCGTCGCCGACCAGGTCCAGGAGCCGGCGGCGCAGGCTGACCGCCGCGTGGCGGTTGAAGGTCAGGACCAGGATCGCCTCGGGCCGCACCCGGCGCACCCGCAAAAGGTAGGCTGTGCGGTGCGCCACCACCCGGGTCTTGCCGCTGCCCGGGCCGGCCAGCACCAGGAGGCTCTCCCCCTCGCCGGCGGCCACTACCGCGGCCTGGGCCGGGTTGGCCAGATCCTCCACCAGGCGCTGGAAGGACTGTTCGCTGGTGGCCCGCTCCAGCAGCTCGGTACGGCCGGCAAAGTACCGTTCCACGAAGGCCCGCTTGTTCTGGGAGAAATAGGCCATCACCAGGGCCAAGGCCTGGCCCAGCTTGACCAGGGCCTGGCGGGCGTATTCATTCATGACGTGCACCTGGAAGACCCGCTCGGCATAGTGGCGGGCCAGGGGTGCGAAGTCGCCTTTGGTGTAGCGCCGTCTGGGGTCGGCCAGGATGCGGATGGTCATGGCTTGGCGGAAGACCGCCAGCCCCTGCTGCAGGGTGATCACCCGCTGCTCGTGGAGGAACATCAGTGCCCGGTCGATGGCGGCCAGGGGGTCGCGGAGCTGGCCGGCCAGAAAGAGATCCCCCCTGAGGTCGGCCAGGATGTCCTCGGCGGCAAACTCCACCAGCAGGCTGGCGCTGGCTGGCGATCCGGCCGGGATGCGGCGGAGGATGGTCCGCAAGGCCACCCAGGCGACCCCCTGGCGCCGGTGGGCTGTCTCCATGAGCGCCGGCCAGTCCCGCTGCAGCCGCACCCGGTACAGATCCTGGCCCAGATGGCGCAAGGTCAGGCTGCCCCGGCATGAGGTTCTTCTGAAGGAGGCCGGCCTCGGCCATGGCATGGAGGGTGCGGATGACCCGTTGGCTTGCGGTCTCGGCCTCCCGGTCCTCGCCAGCCACGCTGGCAAAAGGGGCCAGCTCTGCCAGCTGGTCGGCGGAGAAGCCCTGATCGCTTCGGCTGGCCAGAAGCTCAGCCATGATGGCCAGCATCCGCTCCTGCTCCCGCCGCGGGCAGCCCAGCTGGCGGATCCGCAGCCGGGCCTCTTCCAGGCTGGCCACCAGGGGCCGGCCCTGGAAGACCTGGGTGCGGTTTTCGTTGCGCTCCAGGAAGCCGGCCCGCTCCAGCCAGGAGACCGCGGTGCGCACCAGGGTGTCTGCCTGCCGATCCGTGCGGTCGATGGCCGTATCCACGGTCTCCAGCCGGAGCATCTCGCCGGCGGTGATCACCACCTGGCCGTCCGGTCCGGTCTTGGCCCGGCGCAGGCCCCGGAGGAACTGGGCCAGGTCCCGCTGGGTGAGCTGACTCGCCGCCCCGAGCTGGAACTGCTTTTCGATGTCCGCCTCGTCATAGAGCAGCACGCAGTCGGCAGCCCGGTTGTCGCGGCCGGCCCGGCCGGCTTCCTGGAGGTAGCTTTCCAGGGAGCCGGGGATGTCCTGGTGGATCACGAGGCGCACATCCTCCTTGTCGATGCCCATGCCAAAGGCGTTGGTGGCGCAGATCACCCGCACCCGCCCAGCCAGGAAATCCTCCTGGATCTGGCGCCGAGCCACCGGATCCAGGCCGCCGTGGTAGTGGGCTGCCGGCCAGCCGGCCTCGGTCAGGAACGCCGCCGCCCGCT
This genomic interval carries:
- a CDS encoding RecQ family ATP-dependent DNA helicase, encoding MQDRVCATALEQLAAEMAASQESWPAMAYCLAWLRVAGGSSVLPPWVRHRFPEAATILRRLRSQPCPDPGCRFCQEAHDPAAGLATFFGLPSFRPRPAGPDGGSLQEAIVRHAAAGQPLLAILPTGGGKSLCYQLPALRRHQHRGVLTVVISPLVALMKDQVDNLQARTGAPSGAALSGLLTPPERGAVLERVRLGDVAILYLSPEQLRNRSAMEAIGSREIGAWVVDEAHCLSKWGHDFRPDYLYLARAIRDLASRCRQPLPPVQCFTATAKPDVLAEIVDHFRRELGQELTLFQGGVERENLRFEVFSVGRLEKQATTREILAERLAADGSGSAVVYTATRQGAERAAAFLTEAGWPAAHYHGGLDPVARRQIQEDFLAGRVRVICATNAFGMGIDKEDVRLVIHQDIPGSLESYLQEAGRAGRDNRAADCVLLYDEADIEKQFQLGAASQLTQRDLAQFLRGLRRAKTGPDGQVVITAGEMLRLETVDTAIDRTDRQADTLVRTAVSWLERAGFLERNENRTQVFQGRPLVASLEEARLRIRQLGCPRREQERMLAIMAELLASRSDQGFSADQLAELAPFASVAGEDREAETASQRVIRTLHAMAEAGLLQKNLMPGQPDLAPSGPGSVPGAAAAGLAGAHGDSPPAPGGRLGGLADHPPPHPGRIASQRQPAGGVCRRGHPGRPQGGSLSGRPAPRPPGRHRPGTDVPPRAAGDHPAAGAGGLPPSHDHPHPGRPQTALHQRRLRTPGPPLCRAGLPGARHE
- a CDS encoding UvrD-helicase domain-containing protein; translation: MTIRILADPRRRYTKGDFAPLARHYAERVFQVHVMNEYARQALVKLGQALALVMAYFSQNKRAFVERYFAGRTELLERATSEQSFQRLVEDLANPAQAAVVAAGEGESLLVLAGPGSGKTRVVAHRTAYLLRVRRVRPEAILVLTFNRHAAVSLRRRLLDLVGDEARGVTIQTYHGLALRLTGRSLAAHRDRHADTSPDFDTPLEEAIALLQGGRDLPGLPAAEARERLLAASGSSSWTSTRTSTSSSTSSSPPWPAAPWQIRTAG